CCAATGTAAACCCaggtttatattaaaatatttcaagtACAAAAAGGTTTTCTTTCAGCCTAGTCTGAAAAACAGCAGTGCATGATCTTTACCTCAAGCCCAAATCAGTGACTTGATAACATCCAGAGAGACTGAGAAACCTCAGTGAGCGTTTTGCCTTTGACTGGTCAGTCCTGTTTTCAGTCTCCAGACACTGCAGGCCACCAAATGAAGCACATTTAGTCCGACTTTCTGCAGCTGTGCTTCTGGTGGCGCCTGATTCGCAATGGGGCCCAGTAAAGGTCCTGAGGGCCAGGTCACTCGTGCAGCAGCTGGAGTGACCACAATACATTTCCCCAGACATGGCATACTGCTGATGCAAATAAGAGGCATTCGAGCCAGTCCTGTGCCTCcgcctcctgctcctcctgcaaCAGCACGTATCTCCCACAAGCTGAGTCTCTACAAAGCTTTCTGTGTGAGGAAGAGACATCCCACCACGACGGCTCCACTCTGCAGCATCTTCTATATCAGCAAGGTCAGATGTGTCCAGAACCCACACTTGTGTAGGCGTGCAGGCAGCGCCCCAACTGCCTGTCCCTTGTTTGAAAATGATGGCCTGCTGCTTCCGACGCACAGCGCGTAGGTTTCTCTCATCCATAAGTGTGATGGGCAGTGGGGAACTTTTAAGAAGCTTGGCACATCGCTCTGAGCTTTTGTCAAAGCAGTGGAAAGATGTAAGGTTGCCCAGCCCCACAGTTAGTTTCCTTAAGGTGTGATCAGTGATCTTCTCACAGCCTGACAAATCCAGGTGCTCCAGAGAGAGACAACCTCCAAGAGATGACCAACTAGACACAGGACAATAACATTGTGATGAGAAACACTGTAATGCACCAAGCAAACTAATCTTAATAAACCGTTGAACAGGTACATAATCTTTTTAACTACAGCTAACTACTAAAATTaatcagaaaacatttcatgctatttcagtaattcattttaaactttacCTGTCAAATGCAAAATCTGTCACATCAGTCTGGGTCAGGTCCAAGTGAGCAATATTGGGGCAGAGACTAAGGATCTGGCGCACCTGAAAGACAAATATATGAGCAAAATTAATTTTCACAAGTATAAGTAGTCTAAGTATGAGTAGCGTGTCAACGACTTTAAAGGGCTTACCATTTTACTTGAAACTGTAGAACTGTATGCCAGAACAATGGACTTGACAGAAGGACCAACAACTGGCAGAAGGTTCTGAATCATCCCGTTCAGAAGCCTCTTCTCTCGCTGCACAGTGCTAATTGCCAGTGACCCATCTAAGTGGCTCAACATatctaaacacaaacaaatgcttaTTCTACGAAGAACTCCTTTAAAACTAGCAACAGCACATTTATTTGCGTCTCTCTTAAAATAAGACAAACCCTCACCAGACTCATCAACATCAGCATCCTCGTCCCATTCCTGATATGCTCGACCCTCGTTCTGCCGACTCTTCACCCACTCCTCATCTGGTTCCTGGTCTATATCTCCAGGGGGACCACAGTAATAATCGCCTTAGAACAGAGGATTAGAGACACAAACCTTTATCAGGGGTGCACTGCCTATTTTCATGAttgtcaaattaaatattcaaaattGAACCAATGGACAATTTagcaaacaacacatttttgtacCTCTGGCCCAGCGCACAGGGTAAAGGTGCTTCCACAGAGAGCCCGTCTTGGCTAGCTCTGACCAA
This genomic window from Anabas testudineus chromosome 4, fAnaTes1.2, whole genome shotgun sequence contains:
- the fbxl5 gene encoding F-box/LRR-repeat protein 5 → MNMAPFPDEVDVFTGPHWRMKQLVGLYCEKLSQTNFSNNNDFRSFLQSLCATFKEFKMHEQIENEYIIGLLQQRCCTVYNVHSDNKLSEMLSLFEKGLHNVKSEYEQLNYAQQLKERLEAFTQDFLPHMKEEEEVFQPMLMQYFTYDELKDIKKQVIAQHCSQQQLDCAAEVLKGFRLWSQAEELQKAFKYSDHEKTDYELEKKRDSSTHISQLPTEIMLRLFRYLGPEDLCRCSQVCSSWSELAKTGSLWKHLYPVRWARGDYYCGPPGDIDQEPDEEWVKSRQNEGRAYQEWDEDADVDESDMLSHLDGSLAISTVQREKRLLNGMIQNLLPVVGPSVKSIVLAYSSTVSSKMVRQILSLCPNIAHLDLTQTDVTDFAFDSWSSLGGCLSLEHLDLSGCEKITDHTLRKLTVGLGNLTSFHCFDKSSERCAKLLKSSPLPITLMDERNLRAVRRKQQAIIFKQGTGSWGAACTPTQVWVLDTSDLADIEDAAEWSRRGGMSLPHTESFVETQLVGDTCCCRRSRRRRHRTGSNASYLHQQYAMSGEMYCGHSSCCTSDLALRTFTGPHCESGATRSTAAESRTKCASFGGLQCLETENRTDQSKAKRSLRFLSLSGCYQVTDLGLRALSQLGGLPVLEHLNLSGCLFITEVGLQELVSACPSLNDEHFYYCDNINGPHADTASGCQNLQCGFRACCRSGE